A window of the Dictyostelium discoideum AX4 chromosome 4 chromosome, whole genome shotgun sequence genome harbors these coding sequences:
- a CDS encoding CZAK family protein kinase, with amino-acid sequence MDTSCVSINQCGFCTYLFNRSIPLAGEGDGAIMFNTMVDSMALGYIFSALYLLFRLQRSYTYLQKSSNNNNGNGNGNGSSNNDIISINSSNGLNRSGVKISQDTLWDKNFGISIDHPRIINSTYFKYTLFVSLWLAFEGLLLLFLPPNSLAYPAFVIIVGTGHIVTDNWVLVFLYGKEDDRFSARRSFYSCTLLYLIICCTTLASFFDDQTMCKKNDCQTFMFQDEYTSLAITVASLVVYTIVLGMTIKRSFLRPTGRIWLLFLMGYNCISSVGALLNILDVDAGYCFLGIAAIIYSFSYGPLLFRTCGNDTNLLRARGEFLPLLTNFQEYTSLFGRESISTSGEGATTALQLSAFYIRFNEFKFGQVIGEGYFGEVRKAVWKGAVVAVKILHRNSFRNTDGNKEENVFLKEVAILSILRHPNVLQFLGVCSETNLNGIVTEYMGGGSLDRLLTDRYFLIKQNPILAWNMAISIARGMFYLHDWKPNPILHRDLSTKNILLDESLTIAKVADFGLSKEQGFEMTSTVGHLCYQAPEVFIGELYTPKADVYSFGLLVWCIITGEQPNQNLQPLKMAHLAAYENYRPPMPQPMDPMWENLGKLIEMCWKKSPEERPSFSFILDFLEANVPISNTYVPPLKCISDNSVSNNFNNNNNTLNNGSTNNLGLLTLSFSTLNLQKQGGGAEEFHYIDG; translated from the exons ATGGACACATCATGTGTTTCAATTAATCAATGTGGGTTTTGTACATATTTATTCAATCGATCAATACCATTAGCAGGTGAAGGAGATGGTGCAATTATGTTTAACACAATGGTTGATTCTATGGCATTAGGATATATATTTTCAGcactttatcttttattcCGACTTCAACGTAGTTATACATATTTACAAAAGagtagcaataataataatggtaatggaaATGGGAATGGTTCATCGAATAATGACATTATATCAATTAATAGTTCAAATGGGTTAAATAGAAGTGGTGTAAAAATATCACAAGATACACTATGGGATAAGAATTTCGGTATATCAATTGATCATCCAagaattataaattcaactTATTTCAAGTATACATTATTCGTTAGTTTATGGTTAGCATTCGAAggtttattactattatttttaccacCAAATTCTTTAGCATATCCAGCATTCGTAATTATCGTTGGTACAGGTCATATTGTCACTGATAATTGGGTATTAGTTTTCCTATATGGTAAAGAAGATGATAGATTCTCTGCAAGACGTTCATTTTATTCTTGtactttattatatttaattatttgttgtacTACT ttgGCATCATTTTTTGATGATCAAACAAtgtgtaaaaaaaatgattgtcAAACATTTATGTTTCAAGATGAATATACATCATTAGCGATTACAGTTGCATCATTGGTAGTTTATACGATAGTTTTAGGTATGACAATAAAGAGATCATTTTTAAGACCAACAGGTAGAATATGGTTATTGTTTTTGATGGGATATAATTGTATTTCATCAGTTGGTGCATTATTGAATATATTGGATGTTGATGCtggttattgttttttaggTATTGCTgcaattatttattcattctCATATGGACCATTGTTATTTAGAACTTGTGGTAACGATACAAATTTGTTAAGAGCAAGAGGTGAGTTTTTACCATTGTTAACTAATTTCCAAGAGTATACAAGTTTATTTGGTAGAGAATCAATTAGTACAAGTGGTGAGGGTGCAACTACAGCATTGCAATTGTCAGCATTTTACATTAGATTCAACGAGTTTAAATTTGGTCAAGTCATAGGTGAGGGTTATTTTGGAGAGGTTAGAAAGGCTGTTTGGAAGGGTGCTGTGGTTGCAGTGAAAATTTTACATAGAAATTCATTTAGAAATACTGATGGAAATAAAGAGGAGAATGTGTTCCTAAAGGAAGTCGCAATTCTAAGTATTCTAAGACACCCAAATGTACTTCAATTCTTGGGTGTTTGTAGTGAAACCAATTTGAATGGTATAGTTACAGAGTATATGGGTGGTGGTAGTTTGGATAGGTTATTGACTGATCGttactttttaattaaacaaaatcCAATATTGGCTTGGAATATGGCAATCTCAATAGCACGTGGCATGTTTTATCTACATGATTGGAAACCAAATCCAATACTTCATAGAGATTTATCAACAAAGAATATCTTATTGGATGAAAGTTTAACCATTGCAAAAGTGGCTGATTTTGGCTTGAGTAAGGAGCAAGGCTTTGAAATGACTTCAACCGTTGGTCATCTTTGCTATCAAGCACCAGAAGTATTCATTGGTGAACTTTATACACCAAAGGCTGATGTCTATTCATTTGGTTTATTGGTTTGGTGTATTATAACTGGTGAACAaccaaatcaaaatttacaaCCTTTGAAAATGGCTCATTTGGCAGCTTATGAAAATTATAGACCACCAATGCCTCAACCAATGGATCCAATGTGGGAAAATCTtggaaaattaattgaaatgtGTTGGAAAAAATCACCTGAAGAAAGACCTTcctttagttttattttagatttcTTAGAAGCAAATGTTCCAATTTCAAATACATATGTACCTCCTTTAAAATGTATTAGTGATAATAgtgtttcaaataattttaataataataataatactctTAATAATGGAagtacaaataatttaggtttattaactttatcattttcaactttaaatttacaaaaacaaGGTGGTGGGGCTGAAGAATTTCATTATATTGATGGttaa
- the nog1 gene encoding nucleolar GTP-binding protein 1 yields MVLYNFKKIQVVPTSKDFIDIVLSKTQRKTPTEIHKQYAIGRIRTFYMRKVKYTAQSYHEKLTQIIGDFPLLDDIHPFYADLINVLYDKDHYKLALGQLNTARNLIDNLSKDYLRLLKYGDSLYRCKQLKRASLGRMCTLMLKQGPSLQYLEQVRQHLARLPSIDPNTRTLLLTGYPNVGKSSFMNKLTRANVDVQPYAFTTKSLFVGHTDFKYNTWQVIDTPGILDHPLDERNTIEMQSITALAHLHSCVLFLIDISERCGYTIKQQVDLFFSIKALFLNKPLLVVLNKIDARRPEDVPEDDWKLIQSLADPARGGIGGTHLIPMSNLTEEGIAKVKDTACSILFEERVEKKLKSTRIEKEIHRLHLAQPQARDKKVRAPCIPESVIAAARQADMDEESDYKKPTLTAAMMEMIEEHENDEKYAQGIIPIYDVNAWKKKYLLKNDEWKFDIVPEIINGQNIADFVDPDILKRLEELEMEEEAFLEELKNAEDDEESDLDEENEALYDEIQEKKHELRINHQIKDSSKPQLSKGRRGIDTKEMASHLKSMHHEDDEIGDIIQSVRDHSKSRISGKKRSRSASRSDSQAPTSEERGLSLNRSKSRQRSTTRIASPAPGEGFHDLAQKEKADKLDKRSRKKRNQDGRKGESDRHVYNLMPKHLFSGKRSGGTNDFR; encoded by the exons atggttctttataatttcaaaaagatTCAAGTTGTACCAACATCAAAAGATTTCATTGATATCGTTTTATCAAAAACTCAAAGAAAAACTCCAACTGAAATCCATAAACAATATGCAATTGGTCGTATTCGTACCTTTTATATGAGAAAAGTTAAATATACAGCACAAAGTTATCATGAAAAATTAACTCAAATTATTGGTGATTTCCCATTATTAGAT gaTATTCATCCATTTTATGCAGATCTTATAAATGTATTATATGATAAAGATCATTACAAATTGGCATTAGGTCAATTAAATACAGCaagaaatttaattgataatttatcaaaagattatttaagATTATTGAAATATGGTGATTCATTATACCGTTGTAAACAATTGAAGAGAGCTTCATTAGGTAGAATGTGTACATTAATGTTAAAACAAGGACCATCTTTACAATATTTGGAACAAGTTAGACAACATTTAGCTCGTTTACCATCAATTGACCCAAATACACGTACCTTATTATTGACTGGTTATCCAAACGTTGGTAAATCATCATTTATGAACAAATTAACACGTGCCAACGTTGATGTACAACCATACGCTTTCACCACTAAATCATTATTCGTTGGTCATACcgattttaaatataacaCATGGCAAGTTATCGATACTCCAGGTATTTTAGATCATCCATTAGATGAACGTAATACAATTGAAATGCAATCTATCACTGCTTTAGCTCATTTACATTCctgtgttttatttttaattgatatttcTGAACGTTGTGGTTATACAATTAAACAACAA gtTGATTTATTCTTTAGTATTAAagcattatttttaaataaaccattattagttgtattaaataaaattgatgcAAGAAGACCAGAAGATGTACCAGAAGATGATtggaaattaattcaatcattAGCAGATCCAGCAAGAGGTGGTATTGGTGGTACACATTTAATACCAATGTCAAATTTAACAGAGGAGGGTATTGCAAAGGTAAAGGATACAGCATGTTCTATACTTTTCGAAGAGAGAGTTgagaagaaattgaaatcaaCTCGTATTGAAAAGGAGATTCATAGACTTCATTTAGCTCAACCACAAGCAAGAGATAAGAAAGTACGTGCACCATGTATTCCAGAATCTGTAATTGCTGCAGCTCGTCAAGCTGATATGGACGAGGAATCCGATTACAAGAAACCAACACTCACAGCTGCAATGATGGAAATGATTGAAGAACATGAAAACGACGAGAAATACGCCCAAGGTATCATTCCAATCTATGATGTCAACGCTTGGAAGAAGAAATATCTCCTCAAGAATGATGAATGGAAATTCGATATCGTACCAGAGATTATCAATGGTCAAAACATTGCTGATTTCGTCGATCCTGATATCCTCAAACGTTTGGAGGAATTGGAGATGGAAGAAGAAGCTTTCCTCGAAGAGTTAAAGAATGCCGAAGACGATGAAGAATCTGATCTCGATGAAGAGAACGAAGCACTCTATGACGAAATCCAAGAGAAGAAACACGAACTTCGTATCAATCATCAAATTAAAGACTCTTCAAAACCACAATTATCCAAAGGTCGTAGAGGTATCGATACTAAAGAGATGGCTTCTCATTTGAAATCTATGCAtcatgaagatgatgaaatcGGTGATATCATCCAAAGTGTACGTGATCATTCCAAGTCTCGTATCTCTGGTAAGAAACGTTCTCGTTCAGCCTCACGTTCAGACTCTCAAGCTCCAACCTCTGAAGAAAGAGGTCTCTCTCTCAATCGTTCAAAATCACGTCAACGTTCTACCACCAGAATCGCTTCTCCTGCTCCAGGTGAAGGTTTCCATGATTTGgctcaaaaagaaaaagctGATAAACTCGATAAACGTTCTCGTAAGAAGAGAAATCAAGATGGTAGAAAAGGTGAATCCGATCGTCACGTTTACAATCTCATGCCAAAACATTTATTCTCTGGTAAACGTAGTGGTGGTACAAATGATTTcagataa
- a CDS encoding metal-dependent hydrolase family protein: MIMNEISSKEVSSVNKTMQDADYAVVAKWIIPVVPENTVYENHCLVVKDEKILDIIRFSDLEQRYNVKNVIDLKEMNSDTSSSISSTSEYILAPGFINMHTHSAMSLLRGYADDVSLHDWLTKFIWPAEAQHVGEEFVKVGTELACLEMIKTGTTCCNDMYYYPEVSAQVVEQFGMRATLAAPIIKFPTVYAQSEQEYIEKGIQLIEKYKDHSKIKISLGPHAVYTITDEAYLKVKELSEKYGVKIHTHLHETTHEVSEEVKVSGKRPIERLRDLGVLSSSLIAAHMTQLTSEDLDLTAKSGINVVHCPESNLKLGVKGISPVHKLLKQGVNVSVGTDSAASNDDLDMLGELRTAAYIDKLSANTHSIEGGEPVTPSYKILSMATINGAKALGIDDKVGSLQIGKFADFIAVKVSSHPVYDPISHLVYVGTNHVTDVWVAGKQLLRNSKLTTVNENQVKSRVLEFSQKIHASRPKTSLTVIS; this comes from the exons atgataatgaatgaAATATCATCAAAAGAAGTTTCAAGTGTAAATAAAACCATGCAAGATGCAGATTATGCAGTAGTTGCCAAATGGATTATACCAGTGGTGCCAGAGAATACAGTTTATGAAAATCATTGTTTAGTAGTTAAGGATGAAAAGATATTGGATATTATTAGATTCAGTGATTTAGAGCAAAGATATAATGTGAAGAATGTAATAGATTTAAAAGAGATGAATTCCGACACAAGTTCATCAATAAGTTCAACCTCTGAATATATATTAGCACCTGGTTTCATCAATATGCATACTCACAGTGCCATGTCATTATTGAGGGGTTACGCTGACGACGTTTCATTACATGATTGGTTAACAAAATTCATTTGGCCTGCTGAAGCACAACATGTTGGTGAAGAATTTGTTAAAGTTGGTACGGAATTAGCATGTTTAGAAATGATTAAAACCGGTACCACCTGTTGTAATGATATGTACTATTATCCAGAAGTCTCTGCTCAAGTCGTTGAACAATTTGGTATGAGAGCTACATTAGCCGCTCCAATCATTAAATTCCCAACAGTTTATGCTCAATCAGAACAAGAATACATTGAAAAAGgtattcaattaattgaaaaatataaagatcattctaaaattaaaatttcattaggTCCACATGCTGTTTATAcaa tTACAGATGAAGCATATTTAAAAGTTAAAGAATTATCAGAAAAATATGGAGTTAAAATTCATACACATTTACATGAAACTACTCATGAAGTTTCAGAAGAGGTTAAGGTTAGTGGTAAGAGACCAATTGAGAGATTGAGAGATTTGGGagtattatcatcatcattgatTGCAGCTCATATGACACAATTAACAAGTGAAGATTTAGATTTGACAGCAAAGAGTGGTATTAATGTTGTACATTGTCcagaatcaaatttaaagttGGGTGTTAAAGGTATTTCACCAGTtcataaacttttaaaacaaGGTGTAAACGTTTCAGTTGGTACTGATTCTGCCGCTAGTAATGATGATTTAGATATGTTGGGTGAATTACGTACTGCAGCTTACATTGATAAACTCTCTGCAAATACTCATTCAATTGAAGGTGGTGAACCTGTAACACCATCATATAAGATTTTGTCAATGGCAACTATTAACGGTGCAAAGGCATTGGGTATCGATGATAAAGTTGGTTCACTTCAAATTGGTAAATTTGCAGATTTCATCGCTGTCAAAGTTTCAAGTCATCCAGTCTATGATCCAATCTCTCATTTAGTTTATGTTGGTACTAATCATGTCACTGATGTTTGGGTTGCtggtaaacaattattaagaaattcaaaattaacaactgtaaatgaaaatcaagtTAAATCAAGAGTATTAGAATTCTCACAAAAAATTCATGCTTCTCGTCCAAAAACAAGTTTAACTGTTAtctcttaa
- a CDS encoding hypothetical protein (Similar to Mus musculus (Mouse). tenascin X), whose translation MSINGYAAAIDIGDYNSDGIDDITASILVTGSYLDIYTIYGQTSIGSISIISKLFQPNPMSNSIYKLFENNINSEVGQCAIRIVTLTIENPANEDQFIIDPSFDSSIYSITFNNNTRVRIELILFGDESKSIANDVLPKITVSLSPQLFNRTILMKYGNQVQSIKFIGQPNANCDTKCLNGGTCNPLTGCQCINDHYGDYCELKDCTVPQCLNGGSCNTTVGECSCAQGYEGTDCSGISCSASCLNSGSCNTTVGECSCPQGYEGVDCSGISCSVSCLNGGSCNTTVGECSCINGFYGDDCDTKDCTVPQCLNGGSCNTTVGECSCTQGYEGIDCSGIGCSVSCLNGGSCNTTVGQCQCINDFYGDNCGTKDCTVPQCLNGGSCNTTVGECSCTQGYEGIDCSGVSCSVSCFNGGLCNTTVGQCQCVEDYDGDDCGSENKKKTNIGVIIGPILGGLALIAIIVVAIVLIKKKKNGNSKKNTNNIELRPQGSTVDIQMGGRIKNLDKF comes from the exons ATGTCAATTAATGGCTATGCTGCGGCTATTGATATTGGTGATTATAACTCTGATGGTATTGATGATATT ACAGCATCTATATTAGTAACAGGTTCATATTTAGATATTTATACAATATATGGTCAAACTTCGATTGgttcaatttcaataattagTAAATTATTTCAACCAAATCCAATGTCAAActcaatttataaattatttgaaaataatattaattcagaAGTTGGACAATGCGCAATTAGAATTGTTACattaacaattgaaaatccaGCAAATGAAgatcaatttattattgatcCTAGTTTCGATAGTTCAATATATTCAataacatttaataataatacaagagttagaattgaattaatattatttggtgatgaGAGTAAATCAATTGCAAATGATGTTTTACCAAAAATAACAGTTTCATTGTCACCTCAGCTATTTAATAGAACTATATTAATGAAATATGGTAATCAAgtacaatcaattaaattcattggtCAACCAAATGCAAATTGTGATACAAAATGTTTAAATGGGGGTACTTGTAATCCACTCACTGGTTGCCAATGTATAAATGATCATTATGGTGATTATTGTGAATTAAAAGATTGTACAGTTCCACAATGTTTAAATGGTGGTTCATGTAATACAACAGTTGGTGAATGTTCGTGCGCTCAAGGTTATGAAGGTACGGATTGCAGTGGTATTAGTTGTTCAGCTTCATGTTTAAATAGTGGTTCATGTAATACTACAGTTGGTGAATGTTCATGTCCTCAAGGTTATGAAGGTGTAGATTGCAGTGGTATTAGTTGTTCAGTTTCATGTTTAAATGGTGGTTCATGTAATACAACAGTTGGTGAATGTTCATGCATAAATGGCTTTTATGGTGATGATTGTGATACAAAGGATTGTACAGTTCCACAATGTTTAAATGGTGGTTCATGTAATACTACAGTTGGTGAATGTTCATGCACTCAAGGTTATGAAGGTATAGATTGTAGTGGTATTGGTTGTTCAGTTTCATGTTTAAATGGTGGTTCATGTAATACAACAGTTGGTCAATGTCAATGTATTAATGACTTTTATGGTGATAATTGTGGTACAAAGGATTGTACAGTTCCACAATGTTTAAATGGTGGTTCATGTAATACAACAGTTGGTGAATGTTCATGCACTCAAGGTTATGAAGGTATAGATTGTAGTGGTGTTAGTTGTTCAGTTTCATGTTTTAATGGTGGTTTATGTAATACTACAGTTGGTCAATGCCAATGTGTTGAAGATTATGATGGCGATGATTGTGGTtctgaaaataaaaagaaaacaaatattGGTGTTATCATTGGTCCAATTCTAGGTGGTCTTGCACTAATTgcaattattgttgttgccattgttttaattaaaaagaagaagaatggaaattcaaaaaaaaatacaaataacaTTGAATTAAGACCTCAAGGTTCCACTGTTGATATTCAAATGGGTGGCAGAATTAAAAATcttgataaattttaa